GCGCGTGCACTGTCGAGTATCTTCCCTTCTCAAACGCCGCCATTTCCGGTCGCGTCGGACCCGAGACTTCGCTCATGCCCTACGTCATTACTGAAGCCTGCATTTCCGTCAAGGACAAGTCGTGCGTGGACGTCTGCCCCGTGGATTGCATCTACGAGGGAGAGGACCAGCTCTACATCCACCCCGATGAGTGCATCGACTGCGGCGCCTGCGAGCCGGAGTGCCCTGTCACCGCGATCTTCCCCGAGGAAGACGTGCCTGTGCAGCTCAAGAGCTTCATCGGCAAGAACAAGGAAGTCTTCGCCGGACCGACTCCGCCGGGACGCCCCACGCGCTAAGGCATGTGCATGAAGTACACAAAGCGGGCCGCGACGTCATGTCGCGGCCCGCTTTCGTCTTGCGGCGGTTATGAAGGCGTTTAGAACGCCCAGCCGCGGTTCTTGAGCCAGAACAGTCCGCACAACACCACGTACTGCAGCACCGTCGAGCGCTCACTCCAGATGGCCTCGGCCCAGTCGTGCTGGCCTTCTGTGCTGCCACTGGGCGGACGACCGAACCAACGCGGCGTGCGTGCCTTGTAGTCCAGATACTCCTGACCGAAGATCGACTCCAGCACGCCTTCTTCGTAGCGCACGATCAGCGTGTACTCGATCGCGAAGATCACGATCGCCACGGGAATGAACCAGTTCACGCCCGACACCACCGTGAAGCCGATCCACGCGAGGAAGTTGCCCACGTACAGTGGATTGCGACACCAGGCGAACGCGCCGTACGTGACCAGGCGCTGCACATCGCGCGAGCGACGACGCGTCACGGTACCCGCGGCCGCTACACCCGCCGTGCGCACCAATTCGCCCAGCAGCACGAGCAGCAGGCCGGCGATCCAGGTCTTCGGCGACTGTACGCCGGGCACCAGCAGCGGCACGGCCAGAAACGGCACGGGAAGCCAGCCGCGGTTCTTGAACAGCACCTGCCCGACACGGGCGGCGGTTGAACGTTCGGCTTCGGAAACAGGAGCAGTCATCGACGGCGGAAAAGAGCGAAATGAAAGGCGCCGTCGAGGAGTCGAAACGACCTAATCGGCGAGCGTCGCGAGGAAATCAGAGAATGCGTGTGTCGTCGCCGCAGGGCGCTCGACGCAGGGCAGGTGTCCCGCCCCCGCAATGATCTCCATGCGGACGCGCGCCGCGGCGGGAAGGGCTTCGGCGATCGCGCGCGCCTCCTTGATCGGCGTCAGCACATCGTCTTCTCCCACTACCACGAGTGTGGGAACGGTAATCGTCCCGAGCGTTTCCCGTGAGTCCGGGCGGTCCCGGAGCGCCTGCAGCGCTCCCGTGATTCCGG
This region of Gemmatimonas groenlandica genomic DNA includes:
- a CDS encoding indolepyruvate ferredoxin oxidoreductase subunit alpha, which encodes MPYVITEACISVKDKSCVDVCPVDCIYEGEDQLYIHPDECIDCGACEPECPVTAIFPEEDVPVQLKSFIGKNKEVFAGPTPPGRPTR
- a CDS encoding methyltransferase family protein is translated as MTAPVSEAERSTAARVGQVLFKNRGWLPVPFLAVPLLVPGVQSPKTWIAGLLLVLLGELVRTAGVAAAGTVTRRRSRDVQRLVTYGAFAWCRNPLYVGNFLAWIGFTVVSGVNWFIPVAIVIFAIEYTLIVRYEEGVLESIFGQEYLDYKARTPRWFGRPPSGSTEGQHDWAEAIWSERSTVLQYVVLCGLFWLKNRGWAF